In Eublepharis macularius isolate TG4126 chromosome 4, MPM_Emac_v1.0, whole genome shotgun sequence, the following are encoded in one genomic region:
- the LOC129328302 gene encoding putative methyltransferase-like protein 7A gives MAEVMVLFLTLCLQLLALPVYVLSYLGLWEPFCKKFFFPFTMEKYAVIYNRKMSRQKQDLFRNMMEFADPSGKLTVLEIGCGAGTNFQFFPPNCRVICTDPNPHFRQSLTKSMARNQHLQFDQFIVASGEDLSQVADASVDVVVSTLVLCSVKNVEGVLKEVCRVLKSGGAYIFLEHVAADRSSWTYLWQQVWSPTWKLIFDGCSPMRETWVAIEKENFSEIKLRHIHAPLFQALVQPHILGYAVK, from the exons ATGGCAGAAGTTATGGTTTTGTTTCTCACACTCTGCCTCCAGTTGCTCGCCCTGCCGGTGTATGTGCTATCCTACTTGGGACTATGGGAGCCCTTCTGCAAaaagtttttctttccttttaccATGGAGAAGTATGCTGTCATCTACAATCGGAAAATGTCAAGACAGAAACAGGACTTGTTCCGTAACATGATGGAATTTGCAGATCCTTCAGGGAAACTGACCGTGCTGGAGATAGGCTGTGGGGCCGGCACCAACTTCCAGTTCTTTCCGCCCAATTGCAGAGTCATCTGTACAGATCCTAACCCCCACTTTCGGCAGAGTCTAACTAAAAGCATGGCCCGGAATCAGCATCTCCAATTCGACCAGTTCATTGTGGCCTCAGGAGAGGACTTGAGTCAGGTAGCCGATGCCTCTGTGGATGTTGTCGTTTCTACTCTGGTCCTGTGCAGTGTGAAGAACGTAGAAGGTGTTTTGAAAGAAGTCTGCAGAGTGCTCAAGTCG GGTGGAGCTTATATTTTCCTGGAACATGTCGCTGCTGATCGTTCAAGCTGGACCTACCTCTGGCAGCAAGTCTGGTCTCCAACATGGAAACTTATATTTGATGGCTGCTCGCCAATGAGAGAGACCTGGGTTGCGATTGAAAAGGAAAACTTCTCTGAAATAAAGCTTCGGCACATACATGCCCCTTTGTTCCAGGCACTCGTTCAACCACATATACTTGGTTATGCTGTGAAATAA